A DNA window from Mesorhizobium sp. C432A contains the following coding sequences:
- a CDS encoding DUF1737 domain-containing protein, with protein MRLYRFLSAPDDSTFCHKVTAALNKGWHLYGSPTYAYDKKTKSMRCGQAVVKDIDGQEYGPDTKLSDW; from the coding sequence ATGAGACTTTACCGCTTTTTGTCCGCCCCCGACGATTCAACCTTCTGCCACAAGGTGACCGCGGCGCTGAACAAGGGCTGGCACCTGTACGGCTCGCCGACCTACGCCTACGACAAGAAGACCAAATCGATGCGCTGCGGCCAGGCGGTGGTGAAGGATATCGACGGCCAGGAATACGGGCCGGATACCAAGCTGAGCGACTGGTAG
- a CDS encoding HAMP domain-containing sensor histidine kinase — MRRLSDAKWIGTKWRPRLATVVLAILIMVLALPLVGLFFFRLYENQLIRQTEGELIAQGAVIAAIYAQNISDAAIAPEKLGVPMQADSGDASRGDDSPYQPIEPSLDLASDYLLPTRPAGIAAATDPAFTAIGARLSGILDTTQKTTLAGFRLLDPKGVVIAGRDEVGLSLANVEEVREALAGRYASALRQRIPDQPPPPLYSVSRGTKVRVFVAMPIAVAGHVAGVIYLSRTPNNIVKHLYGERGKVTLAAIAMLFGTLLIALVFLRTVSRPIYALMERTRRIAAGDRDAIRPLDHHGTREMAELSAAFLDMAEKLQARSDSIQTFATHVSHELKSPLTAIQGAAELLRDSGEAMDAAERKRFSGNIVNDAGRLNLLVRRLLDLARAENLAPSGESTSLDAALALLPVDGRLAVNIEAGGEIGLRISAENAAIVLANLIDNSARHGATQVLLSAATADGKATVAVSDDGAGISPSNRARIFEPFFTTRRESGGTGMGLGIVLALLKAHDGTIALVDSGRGTRFEIIVPAA, encoded by the coding sequence ATGCGGCGCCTGAGCGACGCCAAATGGATCGGCACCAAATGGCGGCCAAGGCTGGCCACGGTGGTTCTCGCCATCCTCATCATGGTGCTGGCGCTGCCGCTGGTCGGCCTGTTCTTCTTCCGGCTTTATGAAAACCAGCTGATCCGCCAGACCGAGGGCGAGTTGATCGCGCAAGGCGCCGTCATCGCCGCCATCTATGCACAGAATATCAGTGACGCCGCCATTGCCCCGGAGAAGCTAGGGGTGCCGATGCAGGCTGACAGCGGCGATGCCAGCCGCGGCGACGACTCGCCTTACCAGCCGATCGAGCCGAGCCTCGATCTCGCTTCCGACTATCTGCTGCCGACCCGGCCCGCCGGCATTGCCGCCGCCACCGATCCAGCCTTCACGGCCATCGGCGCGCGACTGTCCGGCATTCTCGACACGACGCAAAAAACCACGCTGGCCGGCTTCCGGCTGCTCGATCCCAAGGGCGTCGTCATTGCCGGGCGCGACGAGGTCGGACTATCCCTGGCCAATGTCGAGGAGGTGCGCGAGGCCCTTGCCGGCCGCTATGCCAGCGCATTGAGGCAACGAATCCCCGATCAGCCGCCGCCGCCGCTCTATTCGGTCAGCCGCGGCACGAAAGTTCGTGTCTTCGTCGCCATGCCGATTGCGGTCGCTGGCCACGTCGCCGGCGTGATCTATCTCTCCCGGACGCCGAACAACATCGTCAAACATCTCTATGGCGAACGCGGCAAGGTGACGCTGGCGGCCATTGCCATGCTGTTCGGCACGCTGCTGATCGCGCTGGTCTTCCTGCGCACCGTCAGCCGGCCGATCTACGCGCTGATGGAGCGCACCAGGCGCATCGCCGCCGGCGACCGCGACGCGATCCGGCCGCTCGACCATCACGGCACGCGCGAAATGGCGGAGCTGTCCGCCGCCTTTCTCGACATGGCCGAAAAGCTGCAAGCGCGCTCCGACAGCATCCAGACTTTTGCCACCCATGTCTCGCACGAGCTCAAATCGCCGCTGACGGCGATCCAGGGCGCGGCCGAGCTGCTGCGCGATTCCGGCGAGGCGATGGATGCCGCCGAGCGCAAGCGGTTCTCCGGCAACATCGTCAATGACGCCGGCCGGCTCAATCTGCTGGTGCGTCGCCTGCTCGACCTGGCGCGCGCCGAAAATCTGGCGCCGAGCGGCGAAAGCACATCGCTCGATGCAGCGCTGGCGCTGCTTCCGGTCGATGGCCGGCTGGCGGTCAACATTGAGGCGGGTGGCGAAATCGGCCTGCGGATATCAGCCGAGAATGCGGCGATCGTGCTTGCCAATCTGATCGACAATTCGGCCAGGCACGGAGCCACCCAGGTTCTTCTCTCTGCGGCCACCGCCGACGGCAAGGCGACCGTTGCGGTCAGCGATGACGGCGCCGGTATTTCGCCGAGCAACAGGGCCCGCATTTTCGAGCCGTTCTTCACCACGCGCCGTGAGTCCGGCGGCACCGGCATGGGCCTCGGCATCGTGCTGGCCCTCCTGAAAGCGCATGATGGCACGATCGCGCTGGTTGACTCCGGACGCGGCACGCGCTTCGAGATCATTGTGCCGGCGGCGTGA
- a CDS encoding DUF72 domain-containing protein, with translation MGNRRSLIGTAGWGIPSRYKADFPQSGSHLERYGKRFPAVEIDTTFYKPHRRETYERWAHAVPEHFRFAVKAPKNMTHDHRLADCEGLTEDFLGQVEGLGEKLSVLLVQLPPSLPFEPEVAGGFFDMLGRRIRARLACEPRHPTWFSAEADALLAGHQVARVAADPASVPEAAGPGGWPGLAYFRWHGAPRIYYSGYDAETLDRFARQVEAAADSGAEVWGIFDNTANGHALGNAMAVSAMVA, from the coding sequence ATGGGAAATCGCCGATCTCTGATAGGCACCGCCGGCTGGGGAATTCCGTCTCGATACAAGGCTGACTTTCCGCAATCCGGTTCGCATCTCGAACGTTACGGAAAACGCTTTCCGGCCGTCGAGATCGACACCACGTTCTACAAGCCGCACCGCCGCGAGACCTATGAGCGCTGGGCGCACGCCGTGCCGGAGCACTTCCGCTTCGCGGTCAAGGCACCGAAGAACATGACCCATGATCATCGCCTCGCCGATTGCGAGGGGCTGACGGAGGACTTTCTCGGGCAGGTCGAAGGTCTCGGCGAAAAGCTGAGCGTGCTTCTGGTGCAGCTGCCGCCGAGCTTGCCCTTCGAGCCGGAGGTCGCCGGCGGCTTCTTCGACATGTTGGGCAGGCGTATCCGGGCAAGGCTGGCATGCGAGCCGCGCCATCCCACCTGGTTCAGTGCCGAGGCGGACGCACTGCTGGCCGGTCACCAGGTCGCACGGGTCGCCGCCGACCCGGCTTCGGTTCCGGAGGCAGCAGGGCCAGGTGGCTGGCCCGGCCTTGCCTATTTCCGCTGGCACGGCGCGCCGCGGATCTACTATTCGGGTTACGATGCCGAAACGCTCGACCGGTTTGCGCGGCAAGTGGAAGCAGCAGCAGATTCCGGCGCCGAGGTGTGGGGGATTTTTGACAATACGGCCAACGGGCATGCGCTGGGCAACGCGATGGCTGTCAGTGCGATGGTTGCTTAG
- the leuD gene encoding 3-isopropylmalate dehydratase small subunit has product MEKFTKLTGVAAPMPIVNVDTDMIIPKDYLKTIKRTGLGSGLFAEMRYKDDGSENPDFVLNKPAYRKAQILVAGDNFGCGSSREHAPWALLDFGIRCVISTSFADIFYNNCFKNGILPITVSPEDLEKLMDDASRGSNATVSVDLEAKEIRGPDGGVVTFDLDDFKRHCLLNGLDDIGLTMEKAGAIASFEKKNAAERPWA; this is encoded by the coding sequence ATGGAAAAATTCACCAAGCTCACCGGCGTCGCCGCACCGATGCCGATCGTCAATGTCGACACCGACATGATCATCCCCAAGGATTATCTCAAGACGATCAAGCGCACCGGGCTCGGCAGCGGCCTGTTCGCCGAAATGCGCTACAAGGACGATGGCTCGGAAAACCCCGACTTCGTGCTCAACAAGCCAGCCTACCGCAAGGCGCAGATCCTGGTCGCCGGCGACAATTTCGGCTGCGGTTCGAGCCGCGAACACGCGCCGTGGGCGCTGCTCGATTTCGGCATTCGCTGCGTCATCTCGACGTCGTTCGCCGACATTTTCTACAACAACTGCTTCAAGAACGGAATCCTGCCGATCACCGTCAGCCCCGAAGACCTGGAGAAGCTGATGGACGACGCCTCGCGCGGCTCCAATGCGACGGTGTCGGTCGACCTCGAGGCCAAGGAAATCCGCGGCCCCGACGGCGGCGTGGTCACCTTCGACCTCGACGACTTCAAGCGCCACTGCCTGCTGAACGGTCTCGACGATATCGGCCTGACCATGGAGAAGGCCGGCGCCATCGCCTCGTTCGAGAAGAAGAACGCTGCCGAGCGTCCTTGGGCCTGA
- a CDS encoding RidA family protein — translation MRTLISTGSPFEKTAGYSRAVVQGDWCFVSGTTGYDYATMTMPETVEAQTRNCLATIAEALRDGGFDMADVVRAHYYITDRAIVDVVFPILGEAFGEIRPAATMIVCQLNKPEMKIEIEVTALRRTA, via the coding sequence ATGCGCACACTCATCTCCACCGGTTCGCCCTTCGAAAAAACCGCCGGCTATTCGCGCGCGGTGGTGCAGGGCGACTGGTGCTTCGTGTCGGGAACGACCGGCTACGACTATGCGACGATGACCATGCCGGAAACGGTGGAGGCGCAGACGCGCAATTGCCTGGCGACCATCGCGGAGGCGCTGAGGGATGGCGGCTTCGACATGGCCGATGTGGTGCGGGCGCATTACTACATCACAGACCGGGCCATCGTGGACGTCGTCTTCCCCATCCTCGGCGAGGCTTTCGGCGAGATCAGGCCGGCGGCGACGATGATCGTGTGCCAGCTCAACAAGCCGGAAATGAAGATCGAGATCGAAGTCACGGCGCTGCGGCGTACGGCTTGA
- a CDS encoding response regulator transcription factor yields the protein MPHQILVADDDPHIREIICFALEKAGMNTQAVSDGAAALQAIERRVPDLVVLDIGMPEMDGLEVCRRLRQRSDVPVLFLSARDEEIDRILGLEMGGDDYVTKPFSPRELVARVNVILRRARPVAPDPADDKNFAHGKLSLAPASHGASFDGKALALTAIEFSILRGFLARPAHVLGRDLVVASAYAANIHVADRTVDSHIRNIRAKLAAAGCLDAIETVHGVGFRLGRCGA from the coding sequence ATGCCGCATCAGATCCTGGTCGCCGACGACGATCCGCACATACGCGAGATCATCTGCTTTGCGCTGGAAAAGGCCGGGATGAATACGCAGGCCGTGTCCGACGGCGCCGCGGCCCTGCAGGCGATCGAGCGCCGCGTGCCCGATCTCGTCGTGCTCGACATCGGCATGCCGGAGATGGACGGGCTGGAAGTCTGCCGGCGGCTGAGGCAGCGCTCCGACGTGCCGGTTCTGTTCCTGTCCGCGCGCGACGAGGAGATCGACCGCATCCTCGGGCTCGAAATGGGCGGCGACGACTACGTGACGAAACCGTTCAGCCCGCGCGAACTGGTGGCGCGCGTCAACGTCATCCTGCGCCGCGCCCGCCCCGTGGCGCCCGACCCCGCCGACGACAAGAACTTCGCGCATGGCAAGCTCAGCCTGGCGCCGGCCAGCCACGGCGCCAGTTTCGACGGCAAGGCGCTGGCGCTGACGGCGATCGAATTCTCGATCCTCAGGGGATTTCTGGCGCGGCCGGCGCATGTGCTGGGCCGCGACCTGGTGGTCGCCAGCGCCTATGCCGCCAACATCCATGTCGCCGACCGTACCGTCGATAGCCACATCCGCAACATCCGCGCCAAGCTGGCGGCGGCGGGCTGTCTCGACGCCATCGAAACCGTGCATGGCGTTGGTTTCCGGCTCGGCCGATGCGGCGCCTGA
- a CDS encoding DUF4173 domain-containing protein: protein MTSFASFSSRFGIAVLLVALADFFFYGQPAGITVLLFAILIAGAVVAVHPAALKSTRPWLKPAALFVALLPLTENVSPLSVAIAVVALVVFALSLSGRLRHGIARIAGQVALFLLAAPLRLIRDFFQWRRTVRRLGGRRIRLASIIVWVMPVTLGAVFLFLFGAANPVIEYWLSLIDLMKLLDLIQLARIVFWLFVIAGVWAFLRPRLPRFPRRLPPLTPPAAVAAPAATKPATTIEAVVFGKAAILRALIVFNALFALQTGLDAAYLWGGVALPDGLSYAAYAHRGAYPLIATALLAAGFVLAALRPGSETSGDPLIRRLVYAWVAQNIVLVISSILRLDLYIGVYALTYWRIAAFVWMGLVASGLALIIARIAVGKSNEWLLSANLATLSATLYACCFINFAAMIANFNVDHSLEMTGDGTPIDTEYLRSLGAAAMPALDRLYMHQFGNQTTYLAHQMMIDDTIAEQKQWRAWSFRGWRLVQVLDKRGPLVLPPPTQPSQPSVPDR, encoded by the coding sequence ATGACATCGTTTGCAAGCTTTTCCAGCCGCTTCGGCATCGCCGTCCTGCTCGTGGCGCTGGCGGATTTTTTCTTTTACGGCCAGCCCGCCGGGATCACGGTGCTGCTGTTTGCCATCCTGATCGCCGGCGCGGTGGTCGCTGTGCATCCTGCCGCGCTGAAATCCACCCGACCCTGGCTCAAGCCGGCCGCTTTGTTCGTCGCGCTGCTGCCGCTGACCGAGAACGTCAGCCCGCTGTCGGTGGCGATAGCTGTCGTGGCGCTGGTGGTGTTTGCGCTGTCCCTGTCCGGGCGGCTACGGCACGGCATCGCCCGCATTGCCGGCCAGGTGGCGCTGTTCCTGCTGGCGGCGCCGCTGCGCCTTATCCGTGACTTTTTCCAATGGCGCCGCACGGTGCGCCGGCTTGGCGGCCGCCGCATCCGCCTGGCGTCCATCATCGTCTGGGTCATGCCGGTGACGCTGGGCGCGGTGTTCCTGTTCTTGTTCGGCGCCGCCAATCCGGTCATCGAATACTGGCTGTCGCTGATCGACCTGATGAAGCTGCTCGATCTCATCCAACTGGCGCGGATCGTCTTCTGGCTGTTCGTGATCGCCGGCGTCTGGGCTTTCCTGCGGCCTCGCCTGCCGCGTTTCCCGCGCCGCCTTCCACCTTTGACGCCGCCTGCAGCCGTGGCCGCACCGGCCGCGACTAAACCAGCGACAACGATCGAGGCCGTCGTCTTCGGCAAGGCCGCGATCCTGCGCGCGCTGATCGTCTTCAACGCCTTGTTTGCGCTGCAGACCGGGCTCGACGCAGCCTATCTCTGGGGTGGGGTCGCCCTGCCGGACGGGTTGAGCTATGCCGCCTATGCGCATCGCGGCGCCTATCCACTGATCGCCACCGCGCTGCTGGCCGCCGGCTTCGTGCTGGCGGCGCTGCGGCCGGGCAGCGAAACCTCAGGCGATCCGCTGATCCGCCGGCTGGTCTATGCCTGGGTGGCGCAGAACATCGTGCTGGTCATCTCGTCGATTCTCAGGCTCGATCTCTATATCGGCGTCTATGCACTGACCTACTGGCGCATCGCCGCCTTCGTCTGGATGGGGTTGGTGGCGTCAGGGCTTGCACTGATCATTGCCCGCATCGCGGTTGGAAAATCCAACGAATGGCTGCTCTCCGCCAATCTTGCGACGCTATCGGCGACGCTTTATGCCTGCTGCTTCATCAACTTCGCCGCAATGATCGCCAATTTCAATGTCGACCATTCCCTTGAAATGACCGGCGACGGCACGCCTATCGATACCGAATATCTGCGCTCGCTCGGCGCTGCCGCCATGCCGGCGCTGGACCGCCTCTACATGCACCAATTCGGAAACCAAACGACCTATCTGGCCCACCAAATGATGATCGACGACACTATCGCCGAGCAGAAGCAGTGGCGCGCCTGGAGCTTTCGCGGCTGGAGGCTCGTGCAGGTTCTCGACAAGAGAGGTCCGCTCGTGCTTCCTCCACCTACCCAGCCCTCGCAACCTTCAGTGCCGGACCGTTAG
- a CDS encoding VOC family protein: MTVRRIVANIGTPDAAAAKRFYQDVLGLDVLMDQGWIVTLGSDARMQVQISFMAQGGSGTPVPDLSIEVDDVDAALQGMRAAGFAVEYGPADEPWGVRRFYVRDPFGRLVNILSHK, encoded by the coding sequence ATGACGGTCCGGCGCATCGTGGCCAATATCGGGACACCAGACGCGGCAGCGGCGAAACGCTTCTATCAGGACGTGCTTGGCCTCGATGTGCTGATGGATCAGGGCTGGATCGTCACCTTAGGCTCCGACGCACGGATGCAGGTGCAGATCAGCTTCATGGCCCAGGGCGGCTCCGGCACGCCGGTGCCGGACCTCTCCATCGAGGTCGACGATGTCGATGCGGCGCTGCAAGGCATGAGGGCCGCCGGCTTTGCCGTCGAATACGGTCCGGCCGACGAGCCGTGGGGCGTACGGCGGTTTTATGTGCGCGATCCGTTCGGCCGGTTGGTGAATATTTTGTCGCACAAGTGA
- a CDS encoding CoA ester lyase: MTSEPYLPRRSVLYVPASNDKALAKIATLACDAVIIDLEDAVAPSDKIAARDKLAGIFASRPVANQHGRRCEMIVRVNALSSEWGNDDLLAAAKFEPDGILLSKVATPRDILEVGDVLDDNFAPDSVKLWAMIETPKAMLNIGAIAELGRDPASRLACFVAGTNDLVKETGILATPDRRYLVPWLMQMVLAARAGGIDMLDGVSNDFRDLDAFARECTEAAAMGFDGKTLIHPAQIETANRAFAPAPEALAQARAVKDAFALPENAGKGVIALNGRMVERLHLAQAEKLLAKAAAIGA; this comes from the coding sequence ATGACAAGCGAACCTTACCTCCCGCGCCGCTCGGTGCTTTACGTCCCCGCCTCCAACGACAAGGCGCTGGCCAAGATCGCGACGCTGGCCTGCGATGCCGTGATCATCGACCTCGAAGACGCCGTCGCGCCCTCAGACAAGATCGCAGCGCGGGACAAATTGGCCGGCATTTTCGCCAGCCGACCAGTTGCCAATCAGCATGGGCGCCGCTGCGAAATGATCGTGCGCGTCAACGCGCTGTCCAGCGAATGGGGCAACGACGATTTGCTGGCCGCGGCGAAATTCGAGCCCGACGGCATCCTGTTGTCCAAGGTCGCCACGCCGCGTGACATCCTCGAAGTCGGCGACGTGCTCGACGATAATTTTGCCCCCGACAGCGTCAAGCTCTGGGCGATGATCGAGACGCCCAAGGCCATGCTCAACATCGGCGCCATTGCCGAACTCGGCCGCGACCCGGCCTCGCGCCTAGCTTGTTTCGTGGCCGGAACGAACGATCTGGTCAAGGAAACCGGCATTCTGGCGACGCCTGATCGGCGCTACCTCGTGCCTTGGCTGATGCAGATGGTGCTGGCGGCGCGGGCCGGCGGCATCGACATGCTCGACGGCGTCTCCAACGATTTTCGCGACCTCGACGCGTTTGCGCGCGAATGCACGGAAGCCGCTGCCATGGGGTTCGATGGCAAGACGCTGATCCACCCCGCCCAGATCGAAACCGCCAACCGAGCCTTTGCGCCCGCGCCCGAAGCCTTGGCCCAGGCGCGCGCGGTGAAGGATGCCTTCGCCTTGCCGGAAAATGCCGGCAAGGGCGTGATTGCTTTGAACGGCAGGATGGTCGAGCGGCTGCACCTGGCGCAGGCCGAGAAATTGCTGGCGAAGGCCGCCGCCATCGGCGCATGA
- a CDS encoding metallopeptidase family protein — translation MARIYKTRTWHDELSPSIEEIEFLALEAYAHLPDDFRKLTGEIVIMIAEFPTDEIMDDLSLETPFDLLGLFEGRGIAERWNPQTGEGPNRITLYRRAILDYWAENEETLGDIVTHVLIHEIGHHFGLSDDDMEKLEEAAE, via the coding sequence ATGGCCCGCATCTACAAGACCCGCACCTGGCACGATGAACTCTCGCCTTCGATCGAGGAGATCGAGTTTCTGGCGCTGGAGGCGTACGCACATCTGCCCGACGATTTTCGCAAGCTGACCGGCGAGATCGTCATCATGATCGCCGAATTCCCGACCGACGAGATCATGGACGATCTGTCGCTGGAGACGCCGTTCGACCTGCTCGGCCTGTTCGAGGGCCGCGGCATCGCCGAGCGCTGGAACCCGCAGACCGGCGAAGGCCCGAACCGCATCACCCTCTACCGCCGCGCCATCCTCGACTACTGGGCCGAGAACGAAGAGACGCTGGGCGACATCGTCACCCATGTGCTGATCCACGAGATCGGTCACCATTTCGGCCTGTCGGACGACGATATGGAAAAGCTTGAAGAGGCGGCGGAGTAA
- a CDS encoding FAD-binding oxidoreductase, with the protein MRYDIVIIGGAIVGSSVAYYLREEGFTGSIALIERDPQFAHAATTLSMASIRQQFSIPENIRLSQFTLNLFRRLKETFGADADIGFREGGYLILAGEAGLPILKANHEAQVAEGANILLEDADQLAKRFSWLSTEGISAGAFGRSGEGWFDAHAMLTLFRKALRDRQIDFIAADVTGIERQGNRVTGVDLDNGERLQAGIVVNAAGPNAGRVAGMAGLVLPVEPRKRNVFVFEAREKYADMPLLVDPSGIYVRPEGSVYLTGGAEPEEGDGPADPRDFGVDWPLFEEVIWPVLATRIPAFEAIKPTRAWAGHYDYNTLDQNAVIGPHPEVENFIFANGFSGHGLQQAPAVGKALAELLVHGGYRTVDCSAFGYERVAEGRAFRELNVI; encoded by the coding sequence GTGCGCTACGACATTGTCATCATCGGCGGGGCCATCGTCGGCTCCTCTGTCGCCTATTATCTGCGCGAGGAAGGCTTTACCGGCTCGATTGCGCTGATCGAACGCGATCCGCAATTCGCCCATGCGGCAACGACGCTGTCCATGGCCTCGATCCGTCAGCAATTCTCGATCCCGGAAAACATCCGGCTGTCGCAGTTCACGCTAAACCTGTTCCGGCGGCTGAAGGAGACCTTCGGCGCCGATGCCGATATCGGCTTTCGCGAGGGCGGCTATCTCATCCTGGCCGGCGAGGCCGGGTTGCCGATCCTGAAAGCCAACCACGAGGCGCAGGTCGCCGAGGGCGCCAACATTCTGCTCGAGGATGCCGACCAGCTGGCAAAGCGCTTTTCGTGGCTGTCGACGGAAGGCATCAGCGCCGGCGCCTTCGGCCGCAGCGGCGAGGGCTGGTTCGACGCTCATGCGATGCTGACGCTGTTCCGCAAGGCGCTGCGCGACAGACAAATCGATTTCATCGCCGCCGACGTCACCGGCATCGAGAGGCAGGGCAACCGCGTCACCGGCGTGGACCTCGACAATGGCGAAAGACTGCAAGCCGGCATCGTCGTCAATGCCGCCGGGCCGAATGCCGGCAGGGTGGCCGGCATGGCGGGACTCGTGCTGCCCGTCGAGCCGCGCAAGCGCAACGTTTTCGTCTTCGAGGCGCGGGAAAAATACGCCGACATGCCGCTGCTGGTCGACCCATCCGGCATCTATGTCCGGCCGGAAGGCTCGGTCTATCTCACCGGCGGCGCCGAGCCGGAGGAGGGCGATGGCCCCGCCGACCCCCGGGATTTCGGCGTCGACTGGCCGCTGTTCGAAGAGGTGATCTGGCCGGTGCTGGCAACCCGCATTCCGGCTTTCGAAGCAATCAAGCCGACCCGCGCCTGGGCCGGCCATTACGACTACAACACGCTCGACCAGAACGCGGTCATCGGACCGCATCCCGAGGTCGAGAATTTCATCTTCGCCAACGGTTTTTCCGGCCACGGCCTGCAGCAGGCGCCGGCCGTCGGCAAGGCGCTGGCGGAGTTGTTGGTGCATGGCGGGTATCGGACGGTGGATTGCTCGGCGTTTGGGTACGAACGGGTGGCCGAAGGTCGGGCGTTTCGGGAATTGAACGTGATTTGA
- a CDS encoding GNAT family N-acetyltransferase, with protein sequence MTAQSNIIYASEPELDVAEFRRVLVESTLGETRPVDDDARLQAMLSGANLVLTARLDIEGRPLIGVIRAITDFSWVCYVSELAVSQSAQGLGIGKGLMDAARRQLGPSVAISLISMPDAVGFYERIGMTRMADAFWFSREG encoded by the coding sequence ATGACCGCACAATCGAATATTATCTATGCCAGTGAGCCTGAGCTCGACGTCGCTGAATTCCGCCGCGTGCTGGTCGAATCCACGCTCGGCGAAACACGCCCCGTCGATGACGACGCCCGGCTGCAAGCGATGCTTTCAGGCGCGAACCTGGTGCTCACGGCGCGGCTCGACATCGAAGGCAGGCCGCTGATAGGCGTTATCAGGGCCATCACCGACTTTTCCTGGGTGTGCTATGTCTCAGAGCTCGCCGTATCCCAATCTGCGCAAGGCCTCGGCATCGGCAAGGGCCTGATGGACGCGGCCCGCCGGCAGCTTGGGCCTTCGGTCGCCATCAGCCTGATCTCGATGCCCGACGCCGTCGGCTTCTATGAGCGTATCGGCATGACGCGAATGGCCGACGCGTTCTGGTTCTCCCGCGAGGGCTGA
- the leuB gene encoding 3-isopropylmalate dehydrogenase: MASKNLLLLAGDGIGPEAMAEVKKLIAAMNAKLGSGFATDEGLVGGCAYDAHGAAISDGDMAKAMAADAVLFGAVGGPKWDKVPYEVRPEAGLLRLRKDMELFANLRPAICYPALAASSSLKQEVVEGLDILIVRELTGGVYFGEPKQIIDLGNGQKRGIDTQVYDTFEIERISGVAFELARTRKNHVTSMEKRNVMKSGVLWNEVVTQTHAARYADVKLDHMLADAGGMQLVRWPKQFDVIVTDNLFGDMLSDIAAMLTGSIGMLPSASLGAPDVKTRKRKALYEPVHGSAPDIAGQGIANPIAMIASFAMCLRYSFGMVDEADKLEGAIAAVLDDGLRTKDIMSEGMTEVGTVAMGDAIIAKFLA; encoded by the coding sequence ATGGCTTCGAAAAATCTTCTCCTGCTCGCCGGCGACGGCATCGGCCCCGAGGCGATGGCCGAGGTGAAGAAGCTGATCGCGGCCATGAACGCAAAGCTCGGCAGCGGTTTTGCCACTGATGAAGGCTTGGTCGGCGGCTGTGCCTACGACGCGCATGGCGCGGCGATTTCGGATGGCGACATGGCAAAGGCGATGGCTGCGGACGCCGTGCTGTTCGGCGCCGTCGGCGGGCCGAAATGGGACAAGGTGCCTTACGAGGTGCGTCCCGAGGCCGGGTTGCTACGGCTGCGCAAGGATATGGAGCTGTTCGCCAATCTCCGGCCCGCCATCTGCTATCCGGCGCTGGCCGCGTCGTCCTCGCTGAAGCAGGAAGTCGTCGAGGGCCTCGACATATTGATCGTGCGCGAGCTTACCGGCGGAGTCTATTTCGGCGAGCCGAAGCAGATCATCGATCTCGGCAACGGCCAGAAGCGCGGCATCGACACGCAGGTCTACGACACGTTCGAGATCGAGCGCATTTCCGGCGTCGCTTTTGAGCTGGCGCGCACGCGCAAGAACCACGTGACATCGATGGAAAAGCGCAACGTGATGAAATCCGGGGTGCTGTGGAACGAGGTCGTCACCCAGACCCACGCAGCCAGATATGCTGACGTCAAGCTCGACCACATGCTGGCCGATGCCGGCGGCATGCAGCTGGTGCGCTGGCCAAAGCAGTTCGACGTCATCGTCACCGACAATCTGTTCGGCGACATGCTGTCCGACATCGCCGCCATGCTGACCGGATCGATCGGCATGCTGCCGTCGGCCTCGCTCGGCGCGCCCGATGTGAAGACCAGGAAGCGCAAGGCGCTGTACGAGCCGGTGCATGGCTCGGCGCCCGACATTGCGGGACAGGGCATCGCCAACCCGATCGCCATGATCGCGTCGTTTGCCATGTGCCTGCGCTACTCCTTCGGCATGGTCGATGAGGCCGACAAGCTCGAAGGCGCCATAGCCGCCGTGCTCGACGACGGGCTGCGGACGAAGGATATTATGTCCGAGGGCATGACCGAAGTCGGCACTGTCGCAATGGGCGATGCCATCATCGCCAAGTTCCTGGCTTAG